Proteins found in one Oceanivirga salmonicida genomic segment:
- a CDS encoding 23S rRNA (pseudouridine(1915)-N(3))-methyltransferase RlmH gives MLKINIVAVGKIKEKYIIDGITEYSKRLRPYINFDIVELSESKDNDLALEKDSASILKYLDKTNAYKILLDIGAKQIDSVELSELIEKLSMTNSEIIFIIGGSRGVNKEVRNSCNLRISFSKLTFPHQLFRLILTEQIYRSICIQKNIKYHK, from the coding sequence ATGCTTAAAATAAACATAGTGGCTGTCGGTAAAATAAAAGAAAAATATATAATTGATGGTATAACTGAATACTCTAAACGATTAAGACCTTATATAAATTTTGATATAGTAGAATTATCAGAAAGTAAAGATAATGATTTAGCGTTGGAAAAAGATAGTGCTAGTATATTAAAATACCTAGATAAAACTAATGCCTATAAAATATTATTAGATATAGGTGCTAAGCAGATAGATTCTGTAGAATTATCAGAATTAATAGAAAAATTATCTATGACTAATAGTGAAATTATATTTATTATTGGTGGATCTCGCGGAGTAAATAAAGAAGTAAGGAATAGTTGTAATTTAAGAATAAGCTTTTCAAAATTAACTTTTCCGCATCAATTATTTAGATTAATACTTACAGAACAAATATATAGAAGTATTTGTATACAAAAAAATAT
- the prmA gene encoding 50S ribosomal protein L11 methyltransferase — protein MILKKIMLRYYSDDLEKTKSYIVNVLGNYGIFELELLEDFTHNDLDYDETKSYSKDLWTIIFYLPNNRFLDKKINQINLDLMESKDYFIYEIYTTDLDTDSYKDEWKKSFGTTKITDKIVINPSWLTYDAKDDEIVIQIDPSMAFGTGTHETTSLCIEMLEKYKDDKKSLLDIGCGSGILMLVAKKLGIDKVTGIDIDKNCYEVVNKNFKDNNLDKFDIQIGNLVDKINDKYDIIVSNILVDVLEKLLLDIKKVLKNGSIVIFSGILSEKETGFIKKASSINLKLIDKKYKDKWVSLVFMNEEK, from the coding sequence ATGATATTAAAAAAAATAATGCTTAGATATTATTCAGATGATTTAGAAAAAACTAAATCATATATAGTGAATGTATTAGGTAATTATGGTATATTTGAATTAGAACTTTTAGAAGATTTTACACATAATGATTTAGACTATGATGAAACTAAATCATATAGTAAAGATTTGTGGACTATAATATTTTATTTACCTAATAATAGATTTTTAGATAAAAAAATAAATCAGATTAATTTAGACCTAATGGAAAGTAAAGATTACTTTATATATGAAATATATACAACAGATTTAGATACTGATAGTTATAAAGATGAGTGGAAAAAAAGTTTTGGAACAACTAAAATTACTGATAAAATAGTTATAAACCCATCTTGGTTAACTTATGATGCAAAAGATGATGAAATTGTAATACAAATAGACCCATCTATGGCTTTTGGTACAGGTACACATGAAACTACTTCATTATGTATTGAAATGTTAGAAAAATATAAAGATGATAAGAAAAGTTTATTAGATATAGGTTGTGGTTCAGGTATACTTATGTTAGTTGCTAAAAAACTAGGTATAGATAAAGTTACAGGCATAGATATAGATAAAAATTGTTATGAAGTAGTAAATAAAAATTTTAAAGATAATAATTTAGATAAGTTTGATATACAAATTGGAAATTTAGTAGACAAAATAAATGATAAATATGATATAATAGTATCAAATATATTAGTAGACGTATTAGAAAAATTATTATTAGACATTAAAAAAGTATTAAAAAATGGAAGTATAGTAATTTTTTCGGGTATTTTATCTGAAAAAGAAACAGGATTTATTAAAAAAGCAAGTAGCATAAATTTAAAATTAATAGATAAAAAATATAAAGATAAATGGGTAAGTTTAGTATTCATGAATGAGGAAAAATAG
- a CDS encoding HPr family phosphocarrier protein, translated as MVSKTLMFTGTNGLHARPAGALVKKSKEFKDSNPKLIFGGNEVNATSLVKILSLGVKNGSEITVTAEGDNAQEAVDAIVELLSNIVD; from the coding sequence ATGGTTAGCAAAACTTTAATGTTCACAGGAACAAATGGATTACACGCAAGACCAGCAGGAGCACTGGTAAAAAAATCTAAGGAATTCAAAGATTCAAATCCAAAATTAATTTTTGGAGGAAATGAAGTAAATGCTACTAGCCTTGTCAAAATATTATCACTTGGTGTTAAAAACGGTTCTGAAATAACAGTAACTGCCGAAGGAGATAATGCACAAGAAGCAGTTGATGCTATTGTAGAACTTTTATCAAATATCGTTGATTAA
- a CDS encoding CvpA family protein, producing MIYDIVFGIILIGMFFTGLKKGMVYMVFGLVKLLVAILITPIFVGTTYSYIKNYNLPINSNVVAYILTFVIIVVLITIGQYLLEKFLGVIGLGVFNKVLGGILGIAEAYILTMIIIVTSLFLKDYNVFINEQINKSQIAYYLSLYTKEANEVFPKVIKEKLDEFYIKNKKIDITNKVLNKIYKDN from the coding sequence ATGATATATGATATAGTATTTGGTATAATTTTAATAGGAATGTTTTTTACAGGCTTAAAAAAAGGTATGGTATATATGGTATTTGGATTAGTAAAATTACTCGTTGCCATATTAATAACACCAATTTTTGTAGGAACTACCTATTCGTATATTAAAAATTATAATTTGCCAATAAATTCTAATGTAGTAGCATATATATTGACATTTGTAATTATAGTAGTTTTAATAACTATAGGACAGTATTTACTAGAAAAGTTCTTAGGAGTTATAGGCTTAGGAGTATTTAATAAAGTTTTAGGTGGTATTTTAGGAATAGCAGAAGCATATATTTTAACTATGATAATAATAGTAACTTCATTATTTTTAAAAGATTACAATGTCTTTATTAATGAACAAATAAATAAAAGTCAAATAGCATACTATCTTTCATTATATACCAAAGAAGCAAACGAAGTATTTCCTAAGGTTATAAAAGAAAAATTAGATGAATTTTATATTAAAAATAAGAAAATTGATATAACAAATAAAGTATTAAATAAAATATATAAGGATAATTAG
- a CDS encoding 4-hydroxy-tetrahydrodipicolinate reductase, which yields MKILILGNGVMANIVKDNIGNTDEFIAMLDTKYELKCDEEFDVIIDFSHHSATKKIIDFAVEKNKPILIATTGQTNDELEYIEKAKEKINLSKISNTSLGVYAVNELVKKAAEILKDFDISIIEKHHTRKIDAPSGTAITIADSIKEVNKDAKIEMHSIRAGNISGEHTILFAGIDEIVEIKHTATSRKIFALGAIKYARELL from the coding sequence ATGAAAATACTAATACTTGGAAATGGAGTAATGGCTAATATTGTAAAAGATAATATAGGAAATACTGATGAATTTATTGCCATGCTAGATACTAAATATGAATTAAAATGTGATGAAGAATTTGACGTTATAATTGATTTTTCTCATCATAGTGCTACTAAAAAAATAATAGATTTTGCAGTAGAAAAAAATAAACCTATATTAATAGCAACAACTGGACAAACTAATGATGAGTTAGAATATATTGAAAAAGCAAAAGAAAAAATAAATCTTTCAAAAATCAGTAATACTTCTTTAGGTGTATATGCAGTTAATGAATTAGTTAAAAAAGCAGCAGAAATATTAAAAGATTTTGATATAAGTATAATAGAAAAGCATCATACTAGAAAAATAGATGCTCCAAGTGGAACTGCTATAACTATAGCCGATAGCATAAAAGAAGTTAATAAAGATGCAAAAATAGAAATGCATAGCATAAGGGCAGGTAATATTTCAGGGGAACACACAATACTATTTGCTGGAATTGATGAAATAGTAGAAATTAAACATACTGCAACTTCAAGAAAAATATTTGCATTAGGTGCAATAAAATATGCGAGAGAACTACTATAA
- the cmk gene encoding (d)CMP kinase, with protein MIIAIDGPSGSGKSSIAKQVAKILDIEHLDTGAMYRLFALKMKKENKEVKELLNDLDIRIEKETFYLDGINVSNEIRENEISKLASKLSKIDKVREYMVNMQREISKNKDIVLDGRDIGTVVFPNADFKFFITASPEIRAKRRYLENTSIDYEIILKDIIKRDEQDMNREIAPLKQAENSILIDTDNLTLDEVVNKIIKIVQEKKI; from the coding sequence ATGATAATAGCAATAGATGGACCATCAGGTAGTGGTAAAAGCAGCATAGCAAAACAAGTTGCAAAAATATTAGATATAGAGCATTTAGATACAGGAGCAATGTATAGACTATTTGCTCTTAAAATGAAAAAAGAAAATAAAGAAGTTAAAGAATTATTAAATGATTTAGATATAAGAATAGAAAAAGAAACCTTTTATTTAGATGGTATTAATGTAAGTAATGAAATAAGAGAAAATGAGATTTCTAAACTAGCATCTAAACTTTCAAAAATAGATAAAGTTAGAGAATATATGGTAAATATGCAAAGGGAAATTTCTAAAAATAAAGATATAGTTTTAGATGGAAGAGATATAGGAACTGTAGTATTTCCTAATGCAGATTTCAAGTTTTTTATTACAGCTAGTCCAGAAATTAGGGCAAAAAGGAGATATTTAGAAAATACTAGTATTGATTATGAAATAATTTTAAAAGATATAATTAAAAGAGATGAACAAGATATGAATAGAGAAATTGCACCATTAAAACAGGCTGAAAATTCAATTTTAATAGATACTGATAATTTAACATTAGATGAAGTAGTTAATAAAATAATAAAAATAGTACAGGAGAAAAAAATATGA
- a CDS encoding TIGR00282 family metallophosphoesterase, which produces MKIVMIGDVVGNPGREILFKFLEKRKNDYDFIIVNGENAAAGFGITPKIAKQFFDKGVNVITLGNHTYDRKEIIPYLNDEEKIVRPYNYHSNNSGHGYVIVNKNGVKIGVVNLQGKIFMQPISCPFLAIDELAPRLKEEVDILIVDFHAEATSEKQAMGWNLAGIASVIYGTHTHTQTSDNRILYGKTGFITDIGMTGGADGVVGMNKKESLKRFKEGFSGRYVPCEDNLMINGIVTEIDEKTGKCLSIERISLEYGEV; this is translated from the coding sequence TATTTAAATTTCTTGAAAAAAGAAAAAACGATTATGATTTTATAATAGTAAATGGAGAAAATGCAGCAGCTGGATTTGGAATAACTCCTAAAATAGCAAAACAATTTTTTGATAAGGGTGTTAATGTAATAACTCTTGGAAATCACACATATGATAGAAAAGAAATAATACCTTATTTAAATGATGAAGAAAAAATAGTAAGACCATATAATTATCATTCAAACAATTCAGGACATGGTTATGTAATAGTTAATAAAAATGGAGTAAAAATAGGTGTAGTAAACTTACAAGGTAAAATATTTATGCAACCTATAAGTTGTCCATTTTTGGCTATTGATGAATTAGCACCTAGATTAAAAGAAGAAGTTGATATTTTAATAGTTGATTTTCATGCAGAAGCAACTTCAGAAAAACAGGCTATGGGTTGGAATTTAGCAGGAATAGCATCTGTAATATATGGTACACATACTCATACTCAAACTTCAGATAATAGAATACTTTATGGAAAAACTGGCTTTATAACAGACATAGGTATGACAGGTGGAGCAGATGGTGTTGTAGGTATGAACAAAAAAGAGAGTTTGAAAAGATTTAAAGAAGGATTTTCAGGAAGATATGTTCCATGTGAAGATAATTTAATGATTAATGGTATAGTAACTGAAATAGATGAAAAAACAGGTAAATGTTTAAGTATAGAAAGAATTAGTTTGGAATATGGAGAAGTATGA
- the rodA gene encoding rod shape-determining protein RodA produces the protein MRIFKDLRLKFSKFDLSLVFLVYLLCTISTIFIYSATRSMYYLKHNLFWIGIGTIFLVLSIFIDYRISKKYIKYLYILGILVLLFVKFFGKTTLGAKRWINLFGVQLQPSEFIKIIVIMVISYIIVSKFRKGINNIIDIVVCLLYVVPFLVLIVKQPDLGTTLIILFSYVCMLFLSNANIKPLIYIAVFLILAAYPTYRYVLSDYQKTRIEVFINPEKDIKNKGWHVSQSKISVGAGGLSGSGILNGSQSRLKFLPEPQTDFIFSVIAEETGFIGATSIILIYFLLIFKFINISKNVDDEYGRLIIYGISGIFLGHTIINIGMTIGLIPVTGKTLLFLSYGGSSYISSFILIALVESIRVYSNEI, from the coding sequence ATGAGAATTTTTAAAGATTTAAGACTAAAATTTTCTAAATTTGATTTAAGTTTAGTTTTTTTAGTATATTTATTATGCACTATAAGTACAATATTTATATATAGTGCAACAAGATCTATGTATTATTTAAAACATAATCTTTTTTGGATAGGTATAGGAACAATATTCCTTGTTTTATCTATATTTATAGACTATAGAATAAGCAAAAAGTATATTAAATATTTATATATATTGGGTATACTTGTTTTGCTATTTGTAAAATTTTTTGGTAAGACAACACTGGGTGCTAAGCGTTGGATTAATTTATTTGGTGTACAATTACAACCATCTGAATTTATAAAAATAATAGTTATAATGGTTATTTCATATATTATAGTTAGTAAATTTAGAAAAGGTATAAATAATATTATTGATATAGTTGTTTGTTTGCTGTATGTCGTTCCATTTTTGGTTTTAATAGTAAAACAACCTGATTTAGGAACAACATTAATAATCTTATTTTCATATGTGTGTATGCTATTTTTAAGTAATGCTAATATAAAGCCATTGATATACATAGCAGTATTTCTAATTTTGGCAGCATACCCTACATATAGATATGTATTAAGTGATTATCAAAAAACTAGAATAGAAGTATTTATAAATCCTGAAAAAGATATAAAAAATAAGGGTTGGCATGTATCACAATCTAAAATTTCAGTAGGAGCAGGGGGATTAAGTGGCTCTGGTATATTAAATGGAAGCCAAAGTAGACTTAAATTTTTACCTGAACCACAAACAGACTTTATATTCTCAGTTATAGCAGAAGAAACTGGATTTATTGGTGCAACAAGCATTATACTAATATACTTTCTTTTAATATTTAAATTTATTAATATAAGTAAAAATGTAGATGATGAGTATGGTAGATTAATAATATATGGAATATCGGGTATATTTTTAGGGCATACAATAATAAATATAGGAATGACAATAGGTTTAATACCTGTAACAGGAAAAACTTTACTATTTTTAAGTTATGGTGGTAGTTCATACATATCTTCTTTCATATTAATAGCCCTAGTAGAAAGTATAAGGGTATATTCAAATGAAATATAA
- a CDS encoding pseudouridine synthase has translation MKYKVDKDNVEVRLDRFLKKSCKNNGLSEIFSAIRKGEIRINGKKSKENYRLKLNDEIEIQDLDFKIKENKKINYEYKNLIFYENDDILIINKPKGMAMHKGTDTKKGIAEMFNMDFANRLDKKTSGLVIGCKNPVSLRHITKLIRENMIIKKYKAICLDNGKYNIGDEFIIENKLLETDEKVIVSKNGKESKTKFKVIDKKDKKIYFDIELFTGRKHQIRVHLSSIGLPIIGDDKYSSKYKKADKLELECYYLEFDNKKYEIK, from the coding sequence ATGAAATATAAAGTTGATAAAGATAATGTTGAAGTGAGATTAGATAGATTTTTAAAAAAATCTTGCAAAAATAATGGCTTATCTGAAATATTTTCTGCTATAAGAAAAGGGGAAATTCGTATTAATGGTAAAAAATCTAAAGAAAATTATAGATTAAAATTAAATGATGAAATAGAAATACAGGATTTGGATTTTAAAATAAAGGAAAATAAAAAAATAAATTATGAATATAAAAATTTAATCTTTTATGAAAATGATGATATATTAATAATAAATAAGCCAAAAGGTATGGCTATGCATAAGGGAACTGATACTAAAAAAGGAATAGCAGAAATGTTTAATATGGATTTTGCAAATAGATTAGATAAAAAAACTTCTGGTTTAGTTATTGGGTGTAAAAATCCAGTAAGTTTAAGACATATTACAAAATTAATAAGAGAAAATATGATAATAAAAAAATATAAGGCCATATGTTTAGATAATGGTAAATATAACATAGGAGATGAATTCATAATTGAAAATAAATTATTAGAAACAGATGAGAAAGTAATAGTATCTAAAAATGGTAAAGAATCTAAAACTAAGTTTAAAGTTATAGATAAAAAAGATAAAAAAATATATTTTGATATAGAATTATTTACAGGAAGAAAGCATCAAATAAGAGTACATTTAAGTAGTATAGGATTGCCTATAATAGGTGATGATAAATATTCATCTAAGTATAAAAAAGCAGATAAATTAGAATTAGAATGTTATTATTTAGAGTTTGATAATAAAAAATATGAAATAAAATAG
- a CDS encoding isochorismatase family protein translates to MNKALIILDAQYGIIENNFKNEINNIHKLIKYCKKHNLPVISIKHIDNDPESRIYCNSNKGNIEKYIMEHSSIIIEKNSPNIFRESTLKKYLSENNIEQLIICGFNAEYCCLFTSIIGESLGFKITYIEDATGSSNNGDTYEMKDLDIVDFVGCVLDWSGIIEILYLKEFEEKYDK, encoded by the coding sequence ATGAATAAAGCATTAATTATACTAGATGCACAATATGGCATTATTGAAAATAATTTTAAAAATGAAATAAATAATATTCATAAGTTAATAAAATATTGCAAGAAACATAATTTACCTGTTATTTCAATAAAACATATAGATAATGACCCTGAAAGTAGAATTTACTGTAATTCTAACAAGGGAAATATAGAAAAATATATAATGGAACATAGCTCTATTATCATAGAAAAAAATAGTCCTAATATTTTTAGAGAAAGTACTTTAAAAAAATATTTATCAGAAAATAATATTGAACAACTTATTATTTGTGGTTTCAATGCTGAATATTGTTGTTTATTTACAAGTATTATTGGAGAAAGCTTAGGTTTTAAAATCACATATATAGAAGATGCTACAGGCTCATCTAATAATGGTGATACCTATGAAATGAAAGACTTAGATATTGTTGATTTCGTTGGTTGTGTTCTAGATTGGTCTGGAATTATTGAAATCTTATATTTAAAAGAATTTGAAGAAAAATATGACAAATAA